A genome region from Mesorhizobium sp. B2-1-8 includes the following:
- a CDS encoding thermonuclease family protein, translating into MSRSWSPRSRPRYAAPRPRGLWRKLLDYGLAVIILGLLILLAARLDRVETRKTQGTAIINDGDSITLGAERIRMRGIDAPEYTQTCRKNGADYACGTLARQSLVRLIAGRPVACSGWQRDRYGRLLGDCKAGGTDLNRAQVEAGWAVAYGDFEGEEATARAARVGIWAGTFDQPQDWRDSHHGGVVERKHGTLASIGDAAREIIRFW; encoded by the coding sequence ATGAGCCGTTCCTGGTCGCCGAGGTCGCGCCCGCGGTACGCGGCACCACGCCCGAGAGGCCTGTGGCGCAAGCTGCTGGACTACGGGCTGGCCGTCATCATTCTGGGGCTGCTGATCCTGCTTGCGGCGCGTCTTGACCGGGTGGAGACACGCAAGACGCAAGGTACGGCCATCATCAATGACGGCGATTCGATCACGCTCGGCGCCGAGCGCATCCGCATGCGCGGCATCGACGCTCCGGAATACACCCAGACCTGCCGCAAGAACGGCGCCGATTATGCCTGCGGTACGCTGGCGCGCCAGTCACTGGTGCGGCTGATCGCCGGCAGGCCGGTCGCCTGCAGCGGCTGGCAGCGCGATCGCTACGGCCGGTTGCTTGGCGACTGCAAGGCCGGCGGCACCGACCTCAACCGCGCCCAGGTCGAGGCCGGCTGGGCCGTCGCCTATGGCGACTTCGAAGGCGAGGAAGCGACCGCGCGCGCGGCAAGGGTCGGCATCTGGGCGGGTACGTTCGACCAGCCGCAGGACTGGCGCGACAGCCACCACGGCGGGGTCGTGGAGCGAAAACATGGCACGCTGGCGTCGATCGGCGACGCGGCGCGCGAGATAATTCGCTTCTGGTGA